A stretch of the Dichotomicrobium thermohalophilum genome encodes the following:
- a CDS encoding (Fe-S)-binding protein, which yields MTADHYKKDTTPEPARFDKQGDMPDEERVRNAMRAFVSDFGMSVASHMSACVRCGLCAEACHFYVTTGDPKYTPIHKLKPFQQAYDREMSAFAPIYRMFGLVKEVDIEELQDWEELIYDSCTLCGRCTLICPMGIDIAELVKEARHGMYEAGLLPDRLAHITRNAETRHSPFGTKEDFISTIKEIEEKFNISIPVDKEKADILVTTAPGELESHQKSLADTVKILDSIGADWTFSSDAFEATNFGFLSGNMRLQKDLTMRIIDKAVEIGASTLLLPECGHAYGAARWEAGDWYGKPAPVNVLHMVEFLDQLIAEGRIKVKKVGETATFHDPCQIIRRGGLEEAPRRILAALGYELREMEDHGSYSYCCGGGGGVLANERAAPLRERVFDLKRRQVEATGAEHFITSCGQCRMTFERGAKAVNWDKKPESLMELVADNMVS from the coding sequence ATGACGGCGGACCACTACAAGAAAGACACGACACCCGAACCGGCCCGGTTCGACAAACAGGGTGACATGCCCGACGAGGAGCGTGTGCGCAACGCCATGCGCGCCTTTGTCAGCGACTTCGGCATGTCCGTCGCCAGCCACATGTCGGCCTGCGTGCGCTGCGGGCTGTGCGCCGAGGCCTGCCATTTCTACGTTACGACCGGCGACCCGAAATACACGCCCATCCACAAGCTGAAACCGTTTCAGCAAGCCTATGACCGGGAGATGAGCGCCTTTGCGCCGATCTACCGGATGTTCGGCCTCGTCAAGGAGGTCGACATCGAAGAACTGCAGGACTGGGAAGAGCTCATCTATGACAGCTGCACGCTGTGCGGGCGCTGCACGCTGATCTGCCCGATGGGCATCGACATTGCCGAGTTGGTGAAGGAAGCGCGCCACGGCATGTATGAGGCGGGCCTGCTGCCCGACCGTCTCGCGCACATCACCCGAAATGCGGAGACCCGGCACAGCCCGTTCGGCACGAAAGAGGACTTCATCAGCACGATCAAGGAGATCGAGGAGAAGTTCAACATCTCGATCCCGGTCGACAAGGAAAAGGCCGACATCCTCGTCACCACCGCGCCGGGCGAGTTGGAATCGCATCAGAAGTCGCTGGCGGATACGGTCAAGATCCTCGACTCCATTGGTGCGGACTGGACCTTTTCCTCGGATGCGTTCGAGGCAACCAACTTCGGTTTCCTGTCGGGCAATATGCGCCTGCAGAAGGACCTGACGATGCGCATCATCGACAAGGCGGTCGAGATCGGGGCAAGCACGCTGCTGCTGCCCGAGTGCGGCCACGCCTATGGCGCCGCGCGTTGGGAGGCCGGCGACTGGTATGGCAAGCCGGCGCCGGTCAATGTCCTGCACATGGTCGAGTTTCTCGATCAGCTCATCGCGGAGGGACGCATCAAGGTCAAGAAGGTCGGCGAGACGGCGACGTTCCATGACCCATGCCAGATCATCCGCCGCGGCGGGCTGGAGGAAGCGCCGCGTCGCATCCTCGCCGCGCTCGGCTATGAGCTGCGCGAGATGGAGGATCACGGTTCCTACTCCTATTGCTGCGGGGGCGGCGGCGGCGTTCTGGCCAATGAACGTGCGGCGCCGCTGCGCGAGCGCGTCTTCGACCTCAAGCGTCGGCAGGTCGAGGCCACCGGCGCGGAGCATTTCATAACGAGCTGCGGGCAATGCCGCATGACATTCGAGCGCGGCGCGAAAGCGGTGAACTGGGACAAGAAGCCGGAAAGCCTGATGGAGCTTGTCGCGGACAACATGGTGTCCTGA